In the Agrobacterium vitis genome, GGATAATCTTGACCTTCGGGAAATACTTGATGACGTTAACAAGCTGGTCATAGCGGATGGCGCAGGGCGTCACGCCATAAAAGCCATTGAAAACCACGACATTGCCTTCACCGCCAATGTCAGAGACCAGTTGCAGGGCCAGATCCTTGCCGATACCCCAATTGTCGGAGGTCGAATTGTTCAGCGAATGGCTGGAGCCGACATCAATGGTCAGAACCGGAATGCCAGCGTCGCGCGCCCGTTTCAGCCAGGGGTCGATAACCGTCAAGGTGCCGAGCAATTGCACGATGGCATCCGGCTTTTGCGCGATCAGGGTTTGGAGTTGAGCCACCAGCTTGCCATCGCTACGGCCCGCATCGACGGCAAGAGGTTCGCCGCCCAGACGCTTCACTTCGGCAATCTGGGCATTATAGGCCTGGAGGTCAAAGAAATGGTCGGTCCCTGCCGTGCTGATGCCGATCCGTTTGCCCTTCAGGCTGAGAGCTTCATCTGCTGCATGGGCAGCATTGACACCAAGC is a window encoding:
- a CDS encoding sugar ABC transporter substrate-binding protein, whose translation is MSDDEFNTEIGRRQLIKLAAFAGAAVAGASLLGVNAAHAADEALSLKGKRIGISTAGTDHFFDLQAYNAQIAEVKRLGGEPLAVDAGRSDGKLVAQLQTLIAQKPDAIVQLLGTLTVIDPWLKRARDAGIPVLTIDVGSSHSLNNSTSDNWGIGKDLALQLVSDIGGEGNVVVFNGFYGVTPCAIRYDQLVNVIKYFPKVKIIQPELRDVIPNTVQEAFAQVTAILNKYPEKGSIKAIWSAWDIPQLGATQALAAAGRTEIKTYGVDGSPEVLQLVADPASPAAADVAQQPAELGRQAIQNVALLLSGKTLPRESYVPALLANKQTVNEVTKKLGIG